Proteins from one Flammeovirgaceae bacterium genomic window:
- the rimO gene encoding 30S ribosomal protein S12 methylthiotransferase RimO, with amino-acid sequence MKTKGTRKTKVNIVTLGCSKNTVDSEVLLAQLKGNGIEAAHESRKDDSNIVVVNTCGFIDNAKQESIDTILRYVEAKREGIVEKVYVTGCLSQRYKDSLEREIPEVDSWFGTRDLSRLLKQLNADYKHELVGERVLTNPGHFAYLKISEGCDRPCSFCAIPLMRGGHVSRPMEELVKEAAHLAKNGAKELLLIAQDSTYYGLDLYKKRALSDLLKKLSDVEGIEWIRLHYAFPTGFPLDVLDTMAERGNICHYLDIPLQHGSTKMLKTMRRGTTRQKTTELLHTIREKIPDIAIRTTLIAGHPGETEGDFEEMLDFVEQSRFDRLGVFPYSHEEDTFSHTLGDDVPDRVKQERADAIMELQQGISLENNYKRIGKTYKVMIDRKEGGQFIGRTEYDSPEVDNEVLIDAKKDYLRIGDFTTVKVTDATEFDLMAEPV; translated from the coding sequence GTGAAGACAAAAGGAACCAGGAAAACGAAAGTCAATATTGTGACCCTTGGGTGCTCAAAGAACACCGTTGACAGCGAGGTGTTGCTGGCACAACTGAAAGGCAACGGCATTGAGGCGGCCCATGAATCCCGAAAAGACGATTCGAACATTGTGGTGGTCAACACTTGTGGGTTTATAGACAATGCCAAGCAAGAATCCATTGACACGATACTCCGCTATGTGGAGGCCAAGCGGGAAGGCATTGTTGAAAAAGTATACGTCACCGGCTGTTTGTCGCAGCGTTACAAGGACAGCCTGGAGAGGGAAATCCCCGAGGTGGACTCCTGGTTTGGCACGCGTGATTTGTCGCGGTTGCTTAAGCAGCTCAATGCCGACTACAAGCACGAACTGGTGGGGGAGCGGGTGCTCACCAACCCCGGCCACTTTGCCTACCTGAAAATCTCCGAAGGATGCGACCGCCCTTGCTCTTTTTGCGCCATCCCCCTCATGCGGGGCGGCCATGTCTCACGGCCCATGGAAGAGCTGGTGAAGGAAGCTGCGCACCTCGCCAAAAACGGGGCCAAAGAACTCCTCCTCATCGCGCAGGATTCAACCTATTACGGGCTTGACCTCTACAAAAAAAGGGCACTGTCCGACCTGCTAAAAAAACTTTCCGATGTGGAAGGCATTGAATGGATCCGCCTGCATTACGCTTTTCCTACGGGCTTTCCGCTGGACGTCCTGGACACCATGGCGGAAAGGGGCAATATCTGCCACTATCTGGACATCCCCCTCCAACATGGATCCACAAAAATGCTTAAAACCATGCGCAGGGGCACCACCCGGCAAAAAACAACCGAACTGCTCCACACCATTCGTGAAAAAATACCTGACATTGCCATCCGCACTACCTTAATTGCAGGGCACCCCGGGGAAACAGAGGGCGACTTTGAGGAAATGCTTGATTTTGTGGAACAATCCCGGTTCGACCGCCTTGGCGTTTTTCCATACTCGCATGAAGAGGACACCTTTTCGCATACCCTGGGCGATGACGTTCCCGACAGGGTAAAACAGGAACGGGCCGATGCCATTATGGAATTGCAGCAAGGCATATCGCTGGAAAACAACTATAAGCGCATAGGCAAAACCTACAAGGTAATGATAGACAGGAAAGAAGGAGGGCAATTTATCGGGCGCACGGAATACGATTCCCCGGAGGTGGACAATGAAGTGCTTATCGATGCAAAGAAGGACTACCTCCGCATTGGGGATTTTACCACGGTCAAAGTGACCGATGCCACCGAATTTGACCTGATGGCAGAACCTGTTTAA
- the bshC gene encoding bacillithiol biosynthesis cysteine-adding enzyme BshC, which translates to MQHIKIPFKDTKIFSPFFLDYIHQGDSLKKFYNRFPVLSAFESQAREKKGTFSAQSRAMLFDVLTGQYKGLEVSPLVKKNMEALKEENTFTITTGHQLNIFTGPLYFIYKIVSVINACKTLKKTYPSLNFVPVYWMASEDHDFEEINHFNLYRKKYAWETGQQGGVGRFDPQGLKDILNELPGDVSLFEKAYLSHGRLSDAVRYYVNGLFGQEGLVVVDADHRALKSRLAEVMTDDLFQHTAKARVEATNQALNALGHTTQVHARDINFFYLDDHVRGRFEKTSDGFKVVGTDIAFTEGQVREMIKNEPEKLSPNVILRPLYQEVILPNLAYIGGPAEVIYWLQLKGVFDHFKTPFPILMPRNFALVMSAPMVRKYEKAKLNATALFEDKNFLFNDWVSKNAHHDLSLSHELKSMATMFKDIKAKALEIDPTLGLLVEATAKRAAKGIEKIEEKFLKAEKRKHADSLRQIGEVKDYLFPNGGLQERSENFLNFYQEDPGFIQKTLNAFDPFDFRFNLLMYPPAG; encoded by the coding sequence ATGCAGCATATAAAAATCCCATTCAAGGACACTAAAATATTTTCGCCCTTTTTCCTCGACTATATCCATCAAGGGGATTCTTTAAAAAAATTCTACAACCGTTTCCCGGTGCTTTCCGCGTTTGAAAGCCAGGCCCGCGAAAAGAAAGGCACCTTTTCGGCACAATCCAGGGCCATGCTTTTCGATGTGCTCACCGGCCAATACAAAGGCCTGGAGGTTTCGCCTTTGGTCAAGAAAAACATGGAAGCCCTGAAGGAGGAAAACACGTTCACCATTACCACCGGGCATCAGTTAAACATATTCACGGGCCCATTATATTTTATTTATAAGATCGTGTCCGTGATCAATGCCTGTAAAACGCTAAAAAAAACATACCCTTCGCTGAACTTCGTGCCAGTGTATTGGATGGCCTCGGAAGACCACGATTTTGAGGAAATCAATCATTTCAACCTGTATAGGAAAAAGTATGCCTGGGAAACCGGCCAACAAGGCGGTGTTGGGCGCTTTGACCCACAGGGATTGAAAGACATCCTCAATGAATTGCCCGGTGACGTTTCCCTCTTTGAAAAAGCCTACCTTTCGCACGGCCGCCTTAGCGATGCCGTTCGCTATTATGTAAACGGGCTGTTTGGCCAGGAAGGCCTGGTGGTAGTGGATGCCGACCACCGTGCGCTGAAGTCCCGGCTGGCGGAAGTCATGACGGACGACCTTTTTCAGCACACGGCAAAGGCCAGGGTGGAGGCCACCAACCAGGCATTAAATGCACTGGGCCATACCACGCAGGTGCATGCCCGCGACATCAACTTCTTTTATCTGGACGACCACGTGAGGGGCCGATTTGAAAAAACCAGCGATGGTTTTAAGGTGGTGGGCACGGACATCGCATTTACCGAAGGGCAGGTAAGGGAAATGATCAAAAACGAACCGGAAAAACTTAGCCCCAACGTTATCCTACGGCCCTTGTACCAGGAGGTCATCCTGCCCAACCTGGCCTACATTGGCGGCCCCGCAGAGGTAATTTACTGGCTGCAATTGAAAGGCGTGTTCGACCATTTCAAAACCCCCTTCCCCATCCTAATGCCACGGAACTTTGCACTGGTCATGAGTGCCCCGATGGTGCGCAAGTACGAAAAGGCCAAACTCAATGCAACCGCGTTGTTTGAAGACAAAAATTTCCTGTTCAACGACTGGGTGTCCAAAAACGCCCATCACGATCTGTCCCTCTCCCATGAACTCAAAAGCATGGCCACGATGTTCAAGGATATAAAGGCAAAGGCCCTGGAAATCGACCCTACGTTGGGGCTCCTGGTGGAGGCTACGGCCAAGAGGGCTGCAAAGGGCATTGAAAAAATAGAGGAAAAATTTTTGAAGGCAGAAAAACGAAAACATGCCGACAGCCTCCGGCAGATAGGGGAAGTGAAAGATTACCTTTTCCCCAATGGCGGATTGCAGGAGCGGAGCGAAAACTTCCTGAATTTTTACCAGGAGGACCCCGGGTTTATACAAAAAACCCTCAACGCCTTCGACCCGTTTGATTTTCGTTTCAACCTGCTGATGTACCCACCTGCCGGGTGA
- a CDS encoding 5-formyltetrahydrofolate cyclo-ligase: protein MTKPELRKTYIKKREGLPDAAYRQSNRDICERFFSFVDLSPLKVVHSFLPMTANKEFDTWLVIERAQKEFPHIRFSIPRINRKTDLLENFYYEGPQQLKANKWGILQPEQGELTAHEKIDVVIVPLLAFDPSGHRVGYGKGYYDRFLSTCRKDCQKIGVSFFPPVETIPGTTAHDFRLTACLTPGRTYVF, encoded by the coding sequence ATGACCAAGCCAGAACTCAGGAAAACCTATATTAAAAAACGGGAAGGCCTCCCGGATGCTGCCTATCGCCAATCCAACCGCGACATTTGCGAGCGGTTCTTTTCATTTGTGGACCTGTCCCCCCTTAAGGTAGTGCATAGCTTTCTCCCCATGACGGCCAATAAAGAGTTTGACACCTGGCTGGTGATCGAAAGGGCTCAAAAAGAATTTCCGCACATCCGGTTTTCCATACCCCGCATCAACAGAAAGACCGACCTGTTGGAAAATTTTTACTATGAAGGCCCGCAACAGCTAAAGGCCAACAAATGGGGCATCCTTCAACCCGAACAGGGCGAGCTTACCGCCCATGAAAAGATAGATGTGGTCATCGTGCCCTTGCTTGCATTTGACCCGTCTGGCCACCGGGTGGGCTACGGCAAAGGCTATTATGACCGGTTTCTTTCCACCTGTAGGAAAGATTGCCAAAAAATAGGGGTTTCGTTCTTCCCTCCCGTAGAAACCATCCCCGGCACCACGGCCCACGACTTCAGGCTGACTGCGTGCCTCACCCCGGGGCGTACCTACGTGTTTTGA
- a CDS encoding DUF4249 domain-containing protein, protein MKHLALGLTIFLLAGSCIDPVKLDVQSEAGAIVVDGGITNTEGPYVVNLFRSVGVYSDLEKRPAVTGAFVYIIDESGTKHRLKDDVPGIFVSDPGFKAEYGKSYYLRIEAYDGKVYESRPDVLRPVDDIDNVYFEFEDKVDTDPDNPENNAGFNVYLDATINSNVDYVRWSWSGIYEVLTYPEKRMVNAGEAGRVPDPRPCSGYQIVNGLLTQTSPCACCSCWVSQYSRAPEVGDVGFYGGKVSRYKIAYIPASRDLFLKKYYIQVQQSSISKEVYDYWKLVKVQKEGGTSLFQPTSAKIKGNLQCVNDPTAEIFGLFSVSATKTKSIFIQRSDIPYDLLPNEEFTEDCRSLTKNSSIIKPGFW, encoded by the coding sequence ATGAAGCACCTCGCCCTGGGATTGACAATATTTTTGCTGGCCGGCTCCTGTATTGACCCGGTTAAACTGGATGTCCAGTCGGAGGCGGGCGCCATAGTGGTGGACGGAGGGATAACCAATACCGAGGGCCCTTATGTGGTAAATTTGTTCAGGTCTGTAGGGGTGTATAGCGACTTGGAAAAAAGGCCTGCCGTTACAGGGGCTTTCGTGTACATCATTGACGAGTCAGGCACCAAGCACAGGCTAAAGGATGATGTCCCTGGCATTTTTGTTTCCGACCCGGGTTTCAAGGCGGAATATGGCAAGAGCTATTACCTGAGGATAGAAGCCTACGATGGCAAGGTGTATGAATCCAGGCCTGATGTGCTCCGGCCTGTCGATGACATCGACAATGTGTATTTTGAGTTTGAAGACAAGGTGGACACTGACCCGGACAACCCAGAAAACAATGCGGGGTTTAATGTTTACCTGGATGCCACCATTAACAGCAACGTGGATTACGTGCGTTGGAGTTGGAGCGGCATCTACGAAGTGCTGACCTATCCGGAAAAAAGGATGGTCAATGCTGGCGAGGCCGGCCGGGTGCCCGACCCCAGGCCATGCAGTGGCTATCAGATTGTAAATGGTTTGTTGACCCAAACTTCCCCCTGCGCCTGTTGCTCTTGTTGGGTCTCTCAATATAGCCGCGCGCCCGAAGTGGGGGACGTGGGCTTTTACGGAGGAAAGGTTTCACGGTACAAGATTGCCTACATCCCGGCCTCAAGGGATTTGTTCCTAAAAAAATATTATATCCAGGTACAACAATCCAGCATTTCAAAAGAAGTATATGATTATTGGAAGTTGGTGAAAGTACAAAAGGAGGGGGGCACCAGCCTTTTCCAACCCACATCGGCCAAAATCAAGGGCAACCTTCAGTGCGTCAATGACCCCACCGCGGAAATTTTTGGCTTGTTTTCGGTATCGGCCACCAAAACAAAATCAATCTTTATCCAAAGGAGCGATATCCCATACGATTTGCTGCCCAACGAAGAATTCACGGAGGACTGCAGGTCTTTGACCAAAAATTCCTCCATAATTAAACCCGGCTTCTGGTAG
- a CDS encoding TonB-dependent receptor, which yields MKGVLIPLFVFCWLVAPAQSILEKKLDGHEQGKPLTVLIDELEQGGPVKFFYRPEWLAHTTIEQDYNGKTLEYFLEDIFRGTDMEFQVVGNYAIILIKDPSQSILRDRLLTTATRERKKIEALTIGSPAGGTKGEVRLRGKVTDTKSKDPLVGASVILEDLDVGVTTDVDGKFTISMPAGEHILNVRYFNYEDKVYDVKIHEDGTLDVALSETPTLLEEVVVTDKAFSNVMGNRGGQATIKLAEIKRMPSFMGQVDVIRQVQTLPGVTSVGEVATGFNVRGGGVDQNLVLYDGINIFNISHVFGFFSAFNSDALKEVGFFRGGIPAEFGGRVSSVLNISAKEGNYERWEGNGGIGIVASNLTVGGPIVKDKTSAIVSLRSSYSDWLLKKVKTNYQDIQNSSVAFYDASLKLSHLVGSHTKLQFTGYISQDKFGLPTDTVYRWHNRMGVLRLDHTFNDQLGMSLTGGIGNYAYTVEDEEPGNAYELGFGVTYPTVKADFNYNVGNHKMAFGGSAVYYKYNPGSIRPSSSVSLVPPQQLDKQNTLENAVYFSENFQWKERFNIDVGVRYSMYSAFGPARVYAYDPNLPKEISTIADTISFAKGDKIKSYSGLEPRVSFRYSFTPEASIKAGFNRIYQYTHLISNSAAVAPIDIWQPSNYHFKPQYADQVSIGFFKDFKEKTYETFVEFYYKNIYDLLDFKDGAQLILNDHLETDLLRGNGLAYGFEVSIVKNKGRLNGTFNYTYSRSFRKTQGNTSVESINDGEQYPSNFDQPHVFNFNWKYNISKRYFFSSNFTYHSGRPISAPTTAYLIDNVPVANFSLRNQYRIPDYHRLDVAFIIEGNHKRKKFWDGTWTISIYNVYGRKNPYTIFFADNGKGVLRPYRMAIIGAAIPSVSYTFKF from the coding sequence GTGAAGGGCGTTTTAATTCCTTTGTTTGTATTTTGTTGGCTAGTCGCACCTGCGCAAAGCATCCTGGAAAAGAAACTGGATGGCCACGAACAAGGGAAGCCGTTGACCGTTTTAATTGATGAGCTGGAGCAGGGTGGCCCCGTAAAATTCTTTTACCGGCCGGAATGGCTGGCCCATACCACCATTGAACAAGACTACAACGGAAAGACGCTTGAATACTTTCTGGAAGACATTTTTCGGGGCACGGACATGGAATTTCAGGTGGTAGGGAACTACGCCATAATTTTAATAAAGGACCCATCCCAGTCCATCTTGCGCGACAGGCTGCTGACCACGGCCACACGGGAAAGAAAAAAAATCGAGGCCTTAACGATAGGCAGCCCTGCCGGGGGCACCAAAGGGGAGGTGAGGCTTCGGGGCAAAGTAACGGACACGAAAAGCAAGGACCCGTTGGTAGGGGCTTCGGTAATACTGGAAGACCTGGATGTGGGGGTTACCACCGATGTGGACGGAAAATTCACCATAAGCATGCCTGCCGGGGAGCATATATTGAACGTGAGGTATTTCAACTACGAGGACAAGGTATATGATGTAAAAATCCATGAGGATGGAACCCTTGATGTTGCATTGAGCGAAACCCCTACCCTGTTGGAGGAGGTGGTGGTCACGGACAAGGCGTTTTCGAACGTGATGGGGAACCGCGGGGGCCAGGCCACCATTAAGCTGGCGGAAATAAAGCGAATGCCTTCTTTTATGGGGCAGGTGGACGTGATAAGGCAGGTGCAAACACTGCCGGGCGTTACCTCGGTGGGCGAAGTGGCAACGGGCTTTAATGTGCGTGGCGGGGGCGTGGACCAAAACCTGGTGCTTTATGATGGGATCAATATTTTTAACATCTCGCACGTGTTTGGGTTTTTCTCTGCCTTCAATTCGGATGCCCTGAAGGAGGTGGGTTTCTTCAGGGGCGGCATCCCGGCCGAATTTGGCGGGCGGGTATCCTCGGTGCTCAACATCAGCGCAAAAGAAGGAAACTACGAGCGGTGGGAAGGAAATGGGGGAATAGGGATTGTGGCCAGCAACCTCACTGTGGGCGGGCCAATTGTGAAAGACAAAACCTCCGCCATAGTTTCGTTGCGTTCCTCCTACTCCGATTGGCTACTAAAAAAAGTAAAGACCAATTACCAGGATATTCAAAACAGTTCTGTGGCATTCTATGACGCTTCCCTGAAGCTCAGCCACCTTGTCGGTAGCCATACCAAACTGCAGTTTACAGGGTATATAAGCCAGGATAAATTTGGGCTGCCTACCGACACGGTGTACAGATGGCACAACCGTATGGGGGTGCTGAGGTTGGACCATACCTTCAACGACCAACTGGGGATGTCCCTGACCGGGGGCATTGGCAACTATGCCTACACGGTGGAAGACGAGGAGCCGGGAAACGCCTATGAATTGGGGTTTGGGGTCACCTATCCCACTGTGAAGGCAGACTTCAATTATAATGTGGGCAACCACAAAATGGCCTTTGGCGGAAGCGCGGTATATTATAAGTACAATCCCGGGTCGATCCGTCCTTCATCAAGTGTATCGCTGGTGCCACCACAACAACTCGATAAGCAAAACACGTTGGAGAATGCAGTATACTTTAGCGAAAATTTCCAGTGGAAAGAACGTTTTAATATAGACGTAGGCGTAAGGTACTCCATGTACAGCGCTTTTGGCCCCGCCCGGGTATATGCCTATGACCCCAATTTACCGAAGGAGATAAGTACCATAGCGGACACGATTTCATTTGCCAAGGGCGATAAAATAAAAAGCTACTCGGGCCTGGAGCCCCGGGTCAGCTTCCGGTATTCCTTTACACCGGAGGCATCCATCAAAGCAGGCTTTAACAGGATATACCAGTATACCCACTTGATTTCGAATTCCGCGGCCGTGGCCCCAATCGATATTTGGCAACCCAGCAATTACCATTTTAAGCCACAGTATGCCGATCAGGTATCGATAGGTTTTTTCAAGGACTTTAAGGAAAAGACATACGAGACGTTCGTGGAATTTTATTATAAAAACATTTACGACCTATTGGATTTTAAGGATGGCGCCCAGCTTATCCTCAACGACCACCTGGAAACGGACCTTCTCCGGGGGAATGGGCTGGCCTACGGGTTTGAAGTTTCCATTGTAAAAAACAAGGGGCGGTTGAATGGCACATTCAACTATACCTATTCCCGCTCGTTCAGGAAAACCCAGGGCAACACATCCGTGGAAAGCATCAATGACGGGGAGCAATATCCATCCAATTTTGACCAGCCCCATGTGTTCAACTTCAATTGGAAGTACAATATTTCCAAGCGTTATTTCTTTTCCAGTAACTTCACCTATCATAGCGGCAGGCCCATCTCGGCCCCTACCACCGCTTATTTGATAGACAATGTGCCTGTGGCCAATTTCTCTTTGCGCAACCAATACCGGATACCCGATTACCACCGATTGGATGTGGCCTTTATTATAGAGGGAAACCACAAGCGGAAAAAATTCTGGGACGGTACCTGGACCATTTCCATTTACAATGTTTATGGCAGGAAAAACCCATACACTATATTTTTTGCCGACAATGGAAAGGGCGTATTGCGCCCTTATAGGATGGCCATCATTGGCGCGGCCATCCCGTCCGTTTCGTACACTTTTAAATTTTGA
- the mnmD gene encoding tRNA (5-methylaminomethyl-2-thiouridine)(34)-methyltransferase MnmD, which yields MLQLINTADGSHTLRHLGLQETYHSVHGAVQESAHVYIQHGLHYFMDRDQPRIIKILEVGFGTGLNALLTLVDKKARDVEKSYDTVEAFPLGEAIVKQLNYPACLPEKDAAPHFMALHRAAWGRPVRLGANFSIHKTEADFCSLPLRAGYYDVVYFDAFGPKVQPGIWAKPVLARVEAAMAKGGILVTYCASGQFKRDLMALGMEVEELPGPPGKRVMVRACRSCK from the coding sequence GTGCTGCAGCTGATAAACACCGCTGATGGTTCCCACACGCTCAGGCACCTGGGGCTGCAGGAGACCTATCACTCCGTTCACGGTGCCGTACAGGAATCGGCCCACGTGTACATTCAGCATGGGCTTCATTATTTTATGGACCGGGACCAACCCCGCATAATAAAAATTTTGGAAGTAGGTTTTGGCACGGGCCTCAATGCATTGCTTACCCTGGTGGACAAGAAGGCACGGGACGTTGAAAAATCTTATGATACAGTGGAGGCCTTTCCCCTGGGGGAAGCCATTGTAAAGCAGTTGAACTATCCTGCCTGCCTGCCCGAAAAGGATGCCGCCCCCCATTTTATGGCCTTGCACAGGGCCGCTTGGGGCCGGCCGGTGCGGTTGGGTGCCAACTTTTCCATCCATAAAACCGAGGCGGATTTTTGTTCCTTGCCCCTGAGGGCAGGGTATTATGATGTGGTGTACTTCGATGCCTTTGGCCCCAAAGTACAGCCCGGTATTTGGGCCAAACCGGTATTGGCCAGGGTGGAGGCCGCCATGGCAAAAGGGGGCATCCTGGTGACGTATTGTGCCAGTGGCCAGTTCAAGAGGGACCTGATGGCACTGGGCATGGAGGTGGAGGAGCTTCCGGGCCCGCCAGGAAAGCGCGTGATGGTGCGGGCCTGCCGGTCGTGTAAATAG
- a CDS encoding 2-C-methyl-D-erythritol 2,4-cyclodiphosphate synthase, with protein MKIRVGMGFDVHQLEEGRDFWLGGIKLPAEKGAVGHSDADVLVHAICDALLGAANLGDIGHHFPNTDPKWKGMKSTFFLQEVVRMITEKGWQVENLDCSLCLEKPKINPHIPAMKQVLAPLMGISDDVISIKATTNERMGYVGRGEGVNAYAVALISKA; from the coding sequence ATGAAAATAAGGGTAGGTATGGGTTTTGACGTGCACCAATTGGAGGAAGGCAGGGACTTTTGGCTGGGTGGGATAAAGCTGCCAGCGGAAAAGGGCGCGGTGGGCCATTCGGACGCGGACGTGCTTGTCCATGCCATATGCGATGCGCTTTTGGGTGCGGCCAACCTGGGGGACATTGGGCACCACTTTCCCAATACCGACCCAAAATGGAAAGGGATGAAAAGCACTTTCTTCCTTCAGGAGGTGGTGAGGATGATCACCGAAAAGGGATGGCAGGTGGAGAACCTGGACTGCAGCCTTTGCCTTGAGAAGCCAAAAATAAACCCGCATATTCCCGCCATGAAACAAGTGCTGGCGCCATTGATGGGAATAAGCGATGACGTTATTTCCATAAAGGCCACCACCAATGAGCGCATGGGCTATGTAGGCAGGGGGGAAGGTGTGAATGCCTATGCCGTGGCTTTGATCAGTAAAGCCTAG
- a CDS encoding insulinase family protein has protein sequence MINFDSFVLENGLRVLVHEEPAVQIAAINILYDVGSRDEQEDKTGFAHLFEHLMFGGSVNIPSYDEPLQQVGGENNAFTNTDITNYYLTLPAGNIETGFWLESDRMLGLSFDPQVLEVQRKVVIEEFKQRYLNQPYGDVWLKLRPLAYLEHPYQWATIGKEIGHIEGATMEDVRSFFYSHYLPSNAIMVVAGNVKSEKVRQLSEKWFGPIPAGRKKARSIKAEPGQKNKRVLEVKKDVPAAALYKAYHMPGRFDDGFHAADLASDVLGRGNSSRLYQKLVKEKQVFNSLSAFTMGTIDPGLLVVNGRAREGVDLKEAEKHLDEVVYGFAEGGVADRELEKVKNQALSTLEFGEVEVLNRAMNLAFSALSGNPHLVNRERDMIEVVGPNDINRMARQILKEENSSVLYYNRANEKGN, from the coding sequence ATGATCAACTTTGATTCATTTGTGCTGGAAAACGGCCTTCGTGTTTTGGTGCATGAAGAACCGGCCGTCCAGATAGCGGCCATCAATATCCTGTACGATGTGGGCTCCCGTGACGAGCAGGAAGACAAAACAGGATTTGCCCACCTTTTCGAGCATTTGATGTTCGGGGGGTCCGTGAACATCCCAAGCTATGACGAACCCTTGCAACAAGTGGGAGGGGAAAACAACGCCTTTACCAATACCGACATTACCAATTACTACCTCACCCTGCCCGCAGGCAACATAGAGACGGGCTTTTGGCTTGAAAGCGACCGGATGCTGGGCTTGTCATTTGACCCACAAGTGCTGGAAGTGCAACGCAAGGTGGTGATAGAGGAATTTAAGCAGCGGTACCTCAACCAACCGTATGGGGACGTGTGGCTGAAACTTCGGCCCCTGGCATACCTGGAGCATCCTTACCAGTGGGCTACCATAGGCAAGGAGATAGGGCACATTGAAGGGGCCACCATGGAAGATGTGAGGTCTTTTTTTTACTCGCATTACCTGCCTTCCAACGCCATTATGGTGGTTGCCGGAAATGTGAAGTCCGAAAAAGTCAGGCAACTGTCCGAAAAGTGGTTTGGCCCCATCCCAGCCGGAAGAAAAAAGGCAAGGAGCATTAAAGCGGAGCCCGGCCAAAAAAACAAGCGGGTGCTTGAAGTAAAAAAGGACGTGCCCGCAGCGGCTTTGTACAAGGCGTACCATATGCCCGGGAGGTTTGATGACGGCTTTCATGCTGCGGATTTGGCCAGTGACGTGCTGGGGCGTGGAAATTCCAGCAGGCTGTACCAAAAGTTGGTAAAGGAAAAACAGGTTTTTAATTCTTTGTCCGCCTTTACCATGGGTACCATCGACCCCGGCCTACTGGTGGTGAACGGGCGGGCAAGGGAAGGGGTGGACTTGAAGGAGGCGGAAAAGCACCTGGACGAAGTGGTATATGGTTTTGCGGAGGGAGGCGTGGCCGACCGGGAGTTGGAAAAAGTAAAGAACCAGGCATTGTCCACCTTGGAATTTGGGGAGGTGGAAGTGCTGAACAGGGCCATGAACCTGGCCTTCAGCGCCCTGTCGGGCAACCCCCACCTGGTGAACAGGGAGCGGGACATGATTGAGGTGGTCGGCCCCAACGATATCAACCGTATGGCAAGGCAAATCCTTAAAGAGGAAAATTCCTCAGTGCTTTATTACAACAGGGCAAATGAAAAGGGCAACTAA